The following are from one region of the Thiocapsa rosea genome:
- the pglW gene encoding BREX system serine/threonine kinase PglW — protein sequence MNKLWKQITPSDYAWEREALAFLKEQLPDHEPYRAWANFEFIALDGSINEVDTLVLTPKGLFLVEIKSHPGEIGGDAGAWIWTHEGRRRVFDNPRLLAERKAKKLKSLLESQRSAHVGAGQSKERMPFIETLVFLSAENVINTLQGPARLQVCTRKTVMDALRRIDSTRTHRQLDRPLSKAVARALEEAGIKECMRARRVGLYALNTLLDEADHVQDWLATHSETGIQRRIRIYLTHGKSEQDAETLRKAARLEFRLLEGIEHPGILQARDYQQHDQGPALVYEHDPSAVRLDHFLVGLGAGQRLEILDALSLMRQIAEAVRFAHGKRLYHRALSPQSIYVHKNDLGRLGIKIGNWATARRAQDTETHALTALSHLSRVIQDEAGPYLALEAHAEAAGAAVSDSVYLDVFSLGAIAYLLFTGQPPAANDLELQDKLSRGKGLQVTDALEGAGSDLQDLIQYATHPDTGSRMGSVGEFLDYLDLVEDEMSRPDSERRADPAAALPGDTFEGGILVTKRLGRGASAVAFVVQDRGQERVLKLAADAEHNPRLRHEGETLQKLRHQAIIAYHETRDFLGHTGLLLDHAAEGTLAERLRKLGPIQLELLERFGDDLLSALCHLEDKGISHRDIKPENIGLMKQGSQLHLVLFDFSLAGISPENFTAGTLAYMDPFIRDPGRRRWDDYAERFSAALTLYEMATGRLPTWAEGEGLPSLIEGALEIDPAVFDPSLREGMAGFFRTALARDVKARFGNAEEMRRAWRQRFDQAKRDVTLHAGIDPGSNRGASDTAQRCPIDDAQLDTQIGLLPLSAQALDTLTRLNINRVEDLIRLPRNELVRMTGVGTQTRRELSELIARLQASLAPSENAREPIAPVPMAGNGLAISVDQLMRGILPPQSKSTDEARQRFLNEYLGRLDADTDRAADAVHWPTLITLGAEIGIETAQVRDLQTRVLAQWGKNRYITQLRHDIAKLLEDQGGVMTAVELAEAILLRRGSVQPSPTRERWARAVVRAAVETELARRQSRWILRRCGKRILIADDTQGRGEELADYAEALSQLADECAEQQPLLSPVRALERIRAIPAPDSFAGLSNHRLLRLAVAASQSAALSSRAEIYPKGMSAERSIELAQSALLGSGALSVAQIQDRIQGRYPDARPLPGRPQLDALLQRLDLGFVWDAKAEHGDQRGAYCLPRSGLLGYGGSTIAATPTSVHYTRQDAGNIAAARELAQFDRIVRNALDSARFLALSVRPTLWRHAQQRLAEIFALQIVSFDALLLRHLHGLCDGMANPPDWQVVLKADAADPRSVDWSRLQGLVRRVLPAMADELKAARRPVLLTDPGLMARYGLIDTWLGDLRSHLQDDPQAQALLLLIANDTATAGDVIERVSVPSGAGSREFARIPSAWLLSAEAQPHPIGRQGGAA from the coding sequence ATGAATAAGCTCTGGAAGCAGATCACCCCCTCGGATTACGCCTGGGAACGCGAGGCGCTGGCCTTTCTGAAGGAACAGTTGCCCGATCACGAGCCCTATCGGGCTTGGGCCAACTTCGAGTTCATCGCCCTGGACGGGTCCATCAACGAGGTCGACACCCTCGTCCTCACGCCGAAGGGGCTCTTCCTCGTCGAGATCAAGTCCCATCCCGGCGAGATCGGCGGCGACGCCGGCGCCTGGATCTGGACCCATGAGGGGCGTCGCCGCGTCTTCGACAACCCGCGTCTGCTCGCCGAGCGCAAGGCCAAAAAGCTCAAATCACTGCTCGAGAGCCAGCGCTCGGCCCATGTCGGCGCCGGCCAATCGAAAGAGCGGATGCCCTTCATCGAGACGCTCGTCTTCCTCTCCGCCGAGAACGTGATCAACACGCTCCAAGGGCCGGCGCGTCTGCAGGTCTGTACCCGCAAGACCGTCATGGACGCGCTGCGCCGCATCGACAGCACCCGGACACATCGCCAGCTCGATCGCCCCCTCTCCAAGGCCGTCGCGCGCGCCCTGGAAGAGGCCGGCATCAAGGAATGCATGCGCGCGCGGCGTGTCGGTCTCTATGCGCTGAACACCCTGCTCGACGAGGCAGATCATGTCCAGGACTGGCTCGCGACCCACTCCGAGACCGGCATCCAGCGGCGCATTCGCATCTATCTCACCCACGGCAAATCCGAGCAGGACGCCGAGACCCTGCGCAAGGCCGCCCGGCTGGAGTTTCGCCTCCTTGAAGGCATCGAGCATCCGGGCATCCTCCAGGCGCGCGACTACCAGCAGCACGACCAAGGGCCGGCGCTGGTCTACGAGCACGACCCCTCGGCGGTGCGTCTGGATCACTTTCTCGTCGGACTCGGCGCCGGACAGCGGCTGGAGATCCTGGATGCGCTGAGCCTGATGCGCCAGATCGCCGAGGCCGTGCGGTTCGCCCACGGCAAGCGGCTCTATCACCGGGCGCTGAGCCCGCAGAGCATCTACGTCCATAAAAACGACTTGGGTCGCCTCGGCATCAAGATCGGCAACTGGGCGACCGCACGGCGCGCACAGGACACCGAAACGCACGCACTCACGGCCTTGAGTCATCTCAGCCGCGTCATCCAGGATGAGGCCGGGCCTTATCTCGCGCTCGAGGCCCATGCCGAGGCCGCGGGGGCTGCCGTGAGCGACAGCGTCTATCTCGATGTCTTCTCGCTCGGCGCCATCGCCTATCTGCTCTTTACCGGCCAGCCGCCCGCCGCGAACGATCTGGAGCTGCAGGACAAGCTCAGCCGCGGCAAGGGTCTGCAGGTCACCGACGCGCTCGAGGGTGCCGGCAGCGACCTGCAGGACCTCATCCAGTACGCCACCCACCCGGACACCGGCAGCCGCATGGGCTCGGTCGGGGAATTCCTCGACTATCTGGATTTGGTCGAGGACGAGATGAGCCGTCCCGACAGCGAGCGCCGCGCCGATCCGGCCGCGGCGCTCCCCGGCGACACCTTCGAAGGCGGCATCCTGGTGACCAAACGTCTCGGGCGCGGTGCCAGCGCGGTCGCCTTCGTTGTCCAGGACCGGGGTCAGGAACGGGTGCTCAAGCTGGCCGCCGACGCCGAGCACAACCCGCGTTTGCGACACGAAGGCGAGACCCTGCAGAAGCTCCGGCATCAGGCCATCATCGCCTACCACGAGACACGGGACTTCCTCGGCCACACCGGATTGCTCCTCGACCATGCCGCCGAAGGCACCCTGGCCGAGCGCCTGCGTAAGCTCGGCCCCATTCAGCTCGAGCTGCTGGAGCGCTTCGGCGACGACCTCCTGAGCGCACTCTGCCATCTGGAGGACAAGGGCATTTCGCACCGCGACATCAAGCCCGAGAACATCGGCCTGATGAAGCAGGGCAGCCAGCTCCACCTGGTGCTGTTTGATTTCTCACTCGCCGGCATCAGCCCCGAGAACTTCACCGCCGGCACCCTGGCCTATATGGACCCCTTCATCCGCGATCCCGGGCGCCGGCGCTGGGACGACTATGCCGAGCGCTTCTCCGCCGCCCTGACGCTCTACGAGATGGCGACCGGCAGGCTGCCGACGTGGGCGGAAGGCGAGGGGCTGCCCTCGCTGATCGAAGGCGCCCTGGAGATCGACCCCGCCGTCTTCGATCCGAGCCTGCGCGAGGGCATGGCGGGCTTCTTCCGCACGGCCCTGGCCCGCGATGTCAAGGCGCGCTTCGGCAACGCCGAAGAGATGCGCCGCGCCTGGCGTCAACGCTTCGATCAAGCCAAGCGCGACGTCACGCTGCACGCCGGCATCGACCCCGGGTCGAACCGGGGCGCGAGCGACACGGCGCAGCGTTGCCCGATCGACGACGCCCAGCTCGACACCCAGATCGGCCTGCTTCCGCTCTCTGCCCAAGCGCTCGATACCCTGACCCGGCTCAACATCAACCGCGTCGAAGACCTCATCCGCCTGCCGCGCAACGAGCTGGTCCGTATGACGGGCGTCGGCACCCAGACCCGCCGCGAGCTCTCCGAGCTGATCGCCCGGCTGCAGGCCAGCCTCGCCCCCTCCGAGAACGCCCGCGAGCCGATCGCCCCGGTCCCGATGGCGGGCAATGGACTTGCGATCAGCGTCGACCAACTGATGCGCGGCATCCTGCCGCCCCAATCCAAATCGACCGACGAGGCCCGACAGCGTTTCCTCAACGAATACCTGGGCCGGCTCGATGCGGACACCGACAGGGCCGCGGACGCCGTCCACTGGCCCACGCTGATCACCCTCGGCGCCGAGATCGGCATCGAGACCGCGCAGGTCCGCGATCTGCAAACACGCGTCTTGGCGCAGTGGGGCAAGAACCGTTACATCACCCAGTTGCGCCACGACATCGCCAAGCTCCTTGAAGATCAGGGCGGCGTCATGACCGCGGTCGAGCTGGCCGAGGCCATCCTGCTGCGTCGCGGCTCGGTCCAGCCCTCGCCAACGCGCGAGCGCTGGGCACGGGCCGTGGTGCGCGCCGCCGTCGAGACCGAGCTGGCGCGTCGGCAGTCGCGCTGGATCCTGCGCCGTTGCGGCAAGCGCATCCTGATCGCCGACGACACGCAGGGACGGGGCGAGGAGCTGGCCGACTACGCCGAGGCGCTGAGCCAACTCGCCGACGAATGCGCCGAGCAGCAGCCCCTGCTCTCGCCGGTGCGCGCCTTGGAACGGATCCGCGCCATCCCGGCGCCGGACTCCTTCGCCGGTCTCAGCAACCACCGTCTGCTGCGCCTGGCCGTGGCCGCCTCGCAGTCGGCCGCGCTGTCGAGCCGGGCCGAGATCTATCCCAAGGGCATGTCCGCCGAGCGCAGCATCGAGCTGGCCCAAAGCGCCCTGCTGGGGAGCGGTGCGCTCTCCGTCGCACAGATCCAGGATCGTATCCAGGGCCGCTACCCCGATGCCCGGCCGCTGCCCGGACGGCCGCAGCTCGACGCCCTGCTGCAGCGCCTCGACCTGGGCTTCGTCTGGGACGCCAAGGCCGAGCACGGCGACCAGCGCGGTGCCTACTGCCTGCCGCGGTCCGGCTTGCTCGGCTACGGCGGCAGCACCATCGCCGCCACGCCAACCAGCGTCCACTATACCCGGCAGGACGCGGGCAACATCGCCGCCGCCCGTGAGCTTGCGCAGTTCGATCGGATCGTCCGCAACGCACTCGACTCCGCCCGCTTCCTGGCCCTGTCGGTCCGGCCCACGCTGTGGCGGCACGCGCAGCAGCGCCTGGCCGAGATCTTCGCGCTGCAGATCGTCAGCTTCGATGCGCTGCTGTTGCGCCATCTCCACGGACTGTGCGACGGCATGGCCAATCCTCCCGACTGGCAGGTCGTGCTCAAGGCCGACGCCGCCGATCCGCGCAGCGTCGATTGGTCACGCCTGCAAGGGCTGGTGCGGCGGGTCCTGCCGGCCATGGCCGATGAACTCAAAGCAGCACGCCGCCCGGTGCTGCTCACCGATCCCGGACTCATGGCCCGCTACGGCCTCATCGACACCTGGCTCGGCGACCTGCGCAGCCATCTGCAGGACGACCCGCAGGCACAGGCCCTGCTGCTGCTCATCGCCAACGACACCGCGACCGCCGGCGACGTGATCGAGCGTGTCAGCGTTCCGAGCGGAGCCGGCAGTCGCGAGTTTGCGCGCATCCCGAGTGCTTGGCTCCTTTCCGCCGAAGCGCAGCCCCATCCAATTGGTCGCCAAGGTGGAGCAGCGTAA